GGGTGCCATGTGAGGAGGTCAATCAATGTGCTGGAGCTGATCCACTTCTCCGCTCCGGCCAGGTAGAGGATTGACTCCTCCAGGTCCGTCTGACTGCGACGTTCGTCTTCGGGGTAGCGTCCGCGGCGGAGGCTGAGAACTTCTTGCTCAACGAACGTGGCGTAGGAGTCCACAAGGGTCGGGTTCAGCCGTTCACGCAGTCCATCAATTACCTCATCGAGGTTTAAGCTCCTGTGGTATAGAAGTTCCCACACGGTCTCGTCGTCTACACCAATCTCTCGGAGCCTTCCCTCGACCTCATCAGAATCTTCGGACGTCAGCAATCGTTCTTCGGTGATCGACCGTAGCCGGTCCTGCAGCGCTACAACCCGAGGGCTGACCGATGCCCCAACGTGTCGTTGATAGGTTTCCATTTTCAAGATGCGGGTCTTGGGTGCGCTTAGGCGAAGCCCGAGTGCGCGCAGCCTCGACTCGAGAGCCTCCAACTTTCGGCGCCCGTCTTGCAGGTCGTTTGCCTCGAAGACGTAGTCGTCCGCGTAGCGCAGGAAGCGTAGCCCATCAGCTTCCAGTTGCTGATCGACCGGGAGTAGATAGCAGGTAGCAAAGATCTCGCTAGCGGGTGGTCCTTGTGGCAAACCTAGAGGGCCGCTCATGACCGCGTCTAAGAATGCCTCAACTGCTTGGGTATATGTGCTCTTAGCGCGGAGTGCCGCCCCGAGCCCGACGCTCAGAAGATTATGGTCCACGCTCTCGTAGAAGCCCTCGATGTCCGTTTTCACGATGTACGGCGTTTCCCACGCGACAACGCCGCGGGAGAACACATCGTGCTGAATGGTTTCCCGACCGCGCGGCCAGACGACTGAGGCACTGACAACTCTCTCGAGTGGCTGGAGAACCATCTCCGCAAGGGCCTCCCACACGATCCGATCGAGGGGTGAGAGGAGCGCTGCTGGCCGGCTAGCGAAGCCGCTCTTCGGGACGCGGAAGAAGTCGGCTCGCTGCGGCTCGACAACACCTTCGTTTAGCCGCGAGACGACCTGAACCAATAGGCTATCGCGCAGCCTCTCAAGCGGGACCGCCACAGGGCGCGGCGGGAGCATGTCGCTCCGCGACAAGGCTGGAACGATGGCCGGCTCGACGGCTTCCGGATCGAGCGCTCGCGGAATCATCAACCTAGCAATGGCAGCCGGATCCCAGCGCAGGGATGCGTCACCGGCCTGGCCCGTGACCATGTCAAGGGCGAGCAAACAGTTACGCTCTATGAGCGTGTCGTGCATTTGGACATCGTTAACGGCGCGAGCGCGCTCGAGATGGACCTGCAGGTCCTCCTTCTTGAGGCCTAAACGTTGGAGACCCCTCAGGACCTGGCTCAGGCCAGCTTGGTTATCGTCGGCCAGTCGCTCATGCAGCAGCTGAAGGGCACGCGCGACCGGTGCTACTTCATCAACCATGTGATATCACCCAGTCGCCTCGAGTCTCTTCAAGCGCGTTCTGAAAGGCCCGGAGTGGCATCTGCCTGGCCGGCCCGAACACGCCGTGCGAATGACGAGTGAAGGTGAAGAGCAGGTTGTCTGGGATGCTGTCGAGAGGGAACGCCCACACGGGACGCTGACCCGTCCCGCCGAGGCTCGCCGGCCGCAGATGCGCGGGCATCTGACTGGGATCGTCGAAAGCGCTCATCCCTTCGGGCTTCTCTCTACCCCCGACAGTTCCGTCAGGGAGAGGGCGAACGTCGAGGCCGATCCGTACTCCCAGGTCCTCGGGACTACAGGCTGGCTGAGAAGGGTCGGAATCGTCCGCTGCCATGGCCCTGTGCGCTAAGGCCGCGCTCGCCGAGCTCACCATGGTCGTCCGACCATACGCGCCCATGCACCGGACGCGCCGCTCAAGACCCATTCTCACCGGGTGCGACGGCGGGGCCAGGCATGCGCGTCCGTGCCCGGCAGTCACCGGCTGACGGCGGTCGTCACCAGGTTGGCCGTGCCCGTCTAGTGCCCCCGGACCGCTGTGCGCCGACGAACCCGCAGGTCAAGGGTGGTACGGCAGACGCTTTTGAAAACCGTTGAACAGGTAACCATTCCTGTTTCGTGGGTTCGAATCCCACGCCCTCCGCTCATCTCGATCATGCCCGTGACCTGCGGGAACACGGTGACCAACGCTCGGCGGCAGACCGGAGGATCGGCTCAGTGTGCCGACGGTGCCACACACCGTCACCAACGCATCGAGTTCGCCGCCGACCAGGGCCTTTGTCCCGTGGTGCCGGCTTGTCGAGGGTGGCGACTCGGAGCTTGTGCCCCATGTGTGCCCCCGGATGTGCCTGAGGCGTGCCCGGGAAACTGCGTGCGCGTCGACATGAAACGGCGTCTTCGCCTTGACGCTTCGCGGCCCGGTGAGGTCGCTGACACCAGCGCGGCCGCGGGACGTGCTGCGACGACTGGGGTCCTCCAACGCTTCCGATGACCCATGCTGACCTCATGCTTGGTCGAGCGCCGGTCGCCTTCCACCCCGACCTACGCGCCGGGCGCTTCATCCCTCCGCTCTCCTTCGGCCCGCGCGTGGTGCGAATGCTGGGCAAGCTGGAGCCACGTCCGGGGCCAGCGGATCCGGCAGTGCGGGTCGAGCAGATGCAGCTGAGTGGTCCGGCGGGTGCGGACCCCGTACAGGTGCGCCTGATCCGGCCCACCCAGCCGGAGTCGACGCGCATGCCCCTCGTGCTGTGGGTGCACGGGGGCGGTCTGGTGAGCGGCAGCCCGGTCCAGGACGACCTGACCAGCCACACGTTCGCGCGTGAGCTGCACGCCACCGTGGCGGCCGTGCGGTACCGGCTGGCACCGGAGCACCCCGGCCCCGCCGCCGTCGAGGACGCCTACGCAGCCCTGCACGGACTCCACGAACGAGCCGACGAGCTGGGATTGGACACGACCCGGATCGCGGTGGCCGGAGCCAGTGCCGGGGGAGGGATCGCCGCCGCGCTGGCGCAGATGGCCCACGACCGCGGCGAGGTCCCGATCGCCTTCCAACTACTGGTCTACCCCATGCTCGACGACCGGACGGTGATCAGGCGCGACCACGACACCCGCGGGGTGCGGGTGTGGACGCCACGCAGCAACCGCTTCGGTTGGACGTCCTACCTCGGTGGCCCGCCGGGCGCCGACCACGTCCCCGACTACGTCGTACCCGCCCGGCGGGAGGACCTGACCGGCCTGCCGCCCGCGTGGATCGGCGTCGGTGACCTCGACCTGTTCCACGAGGAGGACCTCGCATACGCCGAACGGCTCCGGGCGGCCGGCGTGGCCTGCCAGGTCCACGTCGTTCCCGGCGCGTTCCACGGCTTCGACGCGCTGTTCCGCCGCAAGCCCGTCTCGCAGGCGTTCCTCGCCGCGCAGGTCGACGCGCTGCGGGAAGCGTTCACGGGCTGAGCCAAGGTGCACCCGCATCTGCGTCGCGTCACGACTCACGATGCCGGTCAGTCACACCGGCCGCGTCGGCGGTCATGGCAGTACGCCAGGCGCGACGAAGGGCCTGTCGGGCCGGCACCGGCCGACCCGACAGGCCCCTAGTCGTCGCCTGACTACTTGACGATCCTCACCTCCGTCGTGGAGGTCAGCTGACGCTGCTCACCGCCGTCGAGGACGGTCGCCACGACCGTCAGGGGCACGGCGCGGCCCTCCGGCACGTTGTTGTCGACGTCCGCCTTCTCGAACTGGGCGAAGATCTTGCCTCCGGCCACCCAGGACCGGGTTGCGGTGACCGGCGACTCGGACAGCGGGGTCCGGAGGACGACGTCACCGTCGACCTCGAGTCCGCGCGGCACGTCGAGCACCGCGGTGAAGCGGCCGTTCACCCCGGTGAAGAGCCCGTTGCCGGGACCGAGGTCCAGCGTGGACGGCCGGAAGGACAGGGCCCCCGGGACGTCCTCAGGCGTCAGGTACACCTCGATCTTGCCGGTCGGACGCGGGTCCGTGCAGTCGTTGAAGTAGTACTCGCCGGCCCTGTCGAAGGTGTGCTGGTAGGTCTCGCCGGGCTGCAGCCTGGCGTTGAACTCCCCCTCGAAGAACTGCGTCGCGCAGTGCTCCTTGAGGTTGGGGAAGTTGGGGAACGTCTCCGTGCCCGGGTTGCGGAAGGTCACCGTGGTCCCGACGGGGACGCGCAGGTGGGTCGGCGACATACCGGCTGTCGACGTGCTGTCTCGCTGCGCGGCGGTGTCAGCGGTGCGGTTCTGCCGCGCCAGGAGGACGGTGTTGTCCACCGTGGAGCCCTCCACGGCTGCTCCGGAGACCGGACGCCGGATCGTCAGGGGCGCGGTGTCCGGGGCCTCTTGGCTGCCCGACTCCGTCGTGTACTCGCCATTCAGCTTGAACGCCCACAGCGAGTCGCCACGAGTGACCGAGTTGCCGTACGGGTTGGTGTGCCCGGCAGCGAAGACGGCGACGTACTGCTCGCCGTCCACCATGTACGTGACGGGAGCACCGGCGATGCCCGATCCGGTCTGGAACGTCCACAGCTCCTTGCCGTCGACCGCGTCGAGGGCGTGGAAGGTGCCGTCGTTCTGCCCGACGAACAACAGGTCGCTCGCGGTGGTGAGCGGGGTCTGGCCGTGGGACATGTCCAGGCCCCAGTGGTTCGTCCACTTCACCTCGCCGGTGGAGGCGTCGTAGCCGAGGATCCCGCCGGTCTGGTACTGGCCCGTGGCCCGGTGGCCGTTCTGGCTGGCGCCGCGCCAGTGCGCGACCGGGTTCGTGCCGTAGGGGAAGTACACCATGTTGGTGCTGTGGCTGTACGAGTTGGCCGAGAAGTCACCACCGCCGTTCTGGCTGGTGGTGGACAGGATCGGCAGGTCCCAGTGCGGGTCGTACATGCAGCCCTGGCGGTGACCGGAACGCTGCGGGTCGCCGTCCGGGTAGGTGAGGAACGGCTCGTCGGCCTTGACGTAGCTGTCGGGGTTGAAGAGGAGCTTGCCGTCCTCGTCCGGCTGGTACCCGTTGTAGTTGGGGACCGCGCGCCACGGGTCACCCGGGACGTTGTCCGGGCTGAGCCGCTCCCATACGAGGCACTCGGGTAGCTGCCGCTGCACGGGGAAGGGCTCTGTCTCCGCGCTGTTCTGCCGGGAGTCGATGATCATCGGCTTCTGCACGTCAGGCAGGGCCGGACGTCCGTTCGTCCGGTCGAGCACGAACTGGTGGCCTGACTTGCTGCCGTAGAACACGACCTTGCGGGTGGCGCCGTCGATCTCCACGTCGGCGAGGGTCAGCGGGTGGACGTTGTCCATGTCCCAGACGTCGTGGGGGATGGACTGGTAGTGCCACTTGTAGTCGCCGGTCTTCATGTCCACCGCGACCATCGTGCTGGAGAACAGGTTGTCGCCAGGGCGCTGCGAG
Above is a genomic segment from Aquipuribacter nitratireducens containing:
- a CDS encoding reverse transcriptase domain-containing protein; its protein translation is MHDTLIERNCLLALDMVTGQAGDASLRWDPAAIARLMIPRALDPEAVEPAIVPALSRSDMLPPRPVAVPLERLRDSLLVQVVSRLNEGVVEPQRADFFRVPKSGFASRPAALLSPLDRIVWEALAEMVLQPLERVVSASVVWPRGRETIQHDVFSRGVVAWETPYIVKTDIEGFYESVDHNLLSVGLGAALRAKSTYTQAVEAFLDAVMSGPLGLPQGPPASEIFATCYLLPVDQQLEADGLRFLRYADDYVFEANDLQDGRRKLEALESRLRALGLRLSAPKTRILKMETYQRHVGASVSPRVVALQDRLRSITEERLLTSEDSDEVEGRLREIGVDDETVWELLYHRSLNLDEVIDGLRERLNPTLVDSYATFVEQEVLSLRRGRYPEDERRSQTDLEESILYLAGAEKWISSSTLIDLLTWHPTIAPAASAYLRNIAGGHPDEARSAVLDWLRAGVASDWVRSWACAVAEAEPQLVDDALAAELRLIARDPTDGPLSRAGATRALAASRRLDQQSWDIALGAASPAMASELYLDAQADPAGYPATPSPMLALGSAPLDEP
- a CDS encoding alpha/beta hydrolase: MRLIRPTQPESTRMPLVLWVHGGGLVSGSPVQDDLTSHTFARELHATVAAVRYRLAPEHPGPAAVEDAYAALHGLHERADELGLDTTRIAVAGASAGGGIAAALAQMAHDRGEVPIAFQLLVYPMLDDRTVIRRDHDTRGVRVWTPRSNRFGWTSYLGGPPGADHVPDYVVPARREDLTGLPPAWIGVGDLDLFHEEDLAYAERLRAAGVACQVHVVPGAFHGFDALFRRKPVSQAFLAAQVDALREAFTG
- a CDS encoding PQQ-binding-like beta-propeller repeat protein; this encodes MPTIGGNLGNQNYSGLTQITKQNLKKLAPTWRTHVSDVAPASNDVGSQTHPIVVDGVIYMDTPSGGVIAVDGATGDSLWKWQPTDPSRLRRGVSVGEGMVFTMASGGRAGNDQNPDPNAPPGNDVQIFALDKDTGEEVWVSSPLSPQGDALGRDSAPGTRYHDGLVYIHTNNGDRGSVSALDASDGSIVWTFYGVPERGTVFTDVNGNTFEPAETWGPVLPNGTDCGQTGGATPWMHGAIDPELGMYYMTFGNPRSCNSSQDGSQRPGDNLFSSTMVAVDMKTGDYKWHYQSIPHDVWDMDNVHPLTLADVEIDGATRKVVFYGSKSGHQFVLDRTNGRPALPDVQKPMIIDSRQNSAETEPFPVQRQLPECLVWERLSPDNVPGDPWRAVPNYNGYQPDEDGKLLFNPDSYVKADEPFLTYPDGDPQRSGHRQGCMYDPHWDLPILSTTSQNGGGDFSANSYSHSTNMVYFPYGTNPVAHWRGASQNGHRATGQYQTGGILGYDASTGEVKWTNHWGLDMSHGQTPLTTASDLLFVGQNDGTFHALDAVDGKELWTFQTGSGIAGAPVTYMVDGEQYVAVFAAGHTNPYGNSVTRGDSLWAFKLNGEYTTESGSQEAPDTAPLTIRRPVSGAAVEGSTVDNTVLLARQNRTADTAAQRDSTSTAGMSPTHLRVPVGTTVTFRNPGTETFPNFPNLKEHCATQFFEGEFNARLQPGETYQHTFDRAGEYYFNDCTDPRPTGKIEVYLTPEDVPGALSFRPSTLDLGPGNGLFTGVNGRFTAVLDVPRGLEVDGDVVLRTPLSESPVTATRSWVAGGKIFAQFEKADVDNNVPEGRAVPLTVVATVLDGGEQRQLTSTTEVRIVK